From Rhinoraja longicauda isolate Sanriku21f chromosome 30, sRhiLon1.1, whole genome shotgun sequence, a single genomic window includes:
- the fndc10 gene encoding fibronectin type III domain-containing protein 10, whose product MRPLPLLLLLVLSGPAASWTSGRPREEGERGTEERGEEEKVEEGRNEEERGEEERREEERGEGDRGEDGERGEEGRSVEERGEEKRGEEGWGEEGERSGEQSNPTCAYKVVSRGRGRGRERLCFRSREPAFRCGSGRCRRYRSGRSLVANVLANGSVLLQWWGWGSGGSGWGSGGFRLNCSWGGLYTRFQCDSVRLGAACRDYLLPSVHDSVDYRVCLHTLHTNGSLRDTDCLHFRAQAAGMQDIVIAMTAVGGSICVMLVVICLLVAYITENIMHPALPRSAGKRGHSDHRAPP is encoded by the coding sequence ATGcggccgctgccgctgctgttACTGCTCGTCTTGAGCGGCCCCGCCGCCAGCTGGACGTCCGGCCGCcccagggaggagggggagagggggacggaggagagaggagaggaggagaaggtagaggaggggagaaacgaggaggagaggggagaggaggagagacgcgaggaggagaggggagagggagataggggagaggatggggagaggggtgaagaggggaggagtgtggaggagagaggagaagagaagaggggagaggaagggtggggagaggagggggagaggagcggcGAGCAGAGCAATCCCACCTGCGCCTACAAGGTGGTGTCGAGGGGCCGGGGTCGGGGCCGGGAGCGCCTGTGTTTCCGTAGCAGGGAGCCGGCCTTTCGCTGTGGGTCGGGCCGCTGCCGCCGGTACCGCTCTGGCCGCTCGCTGGTGGCCAACGTGCTGGCGAACGGCAGCGTGTTGCtgcagtggtgggggtgggggtctggggggtcggggtgggggtcggggggatTCCGCCTGAACTGCAGCTGGGGTGGGCTGTACACCCGCTTCCAGTGCGACAGCGTACGACTAGGCGCCGCCTGTCGCGACTACCTGCTGCCGAGCGTCCACGACAGCGTGGACTACCGCGTCTGCCTTCACACCCTCCACACCAACGGCAGCCTCCGCGACACAGACTGTCTGCACTTCAGGGCCCAGGCGGCCGGCATGCAAGACATTGTCATTGCCATGACCGCAGTCGGCGGCTCCATCTGCGTGATGCTGGTGGTCATTTGTCTCCTGGTCGCCTACATCACCGAGAACATCATgcaccctgccctgccccgctCTGCCGGCAAACGGGGGCACAGCGACCACCGAGCGCCACCCTAG